One region of Citrus sinensis cultivar Valencia sweet orange chromosome 6, DVS_A1.0, whole genome shotgun sequence genomic DNA includes:
- the LOC102623841 gene encoding probable LRR receptor-like serine/threonine-protein kinase At1g67720 isoform X2 has protein sequence MTLRHFPADSRKYCYKLDVITRTRYLIRATFLYGNFDNNNVYPKFDISLGPTHWSTIVISDAATIEVRELIFLASSPKIDVCLSNATTGQPFISTLELRQFNGSVYLTPFEDRYYLSVSARINFGADSEAPVRYPDDPFDRIWESDSLKKANYLVDVAAGTEKVSTKLPIDLRSDELPPQKVMQTAVVGTNGSLTYRLNLDGFPGFGWAVTYFAEIEDLDPDESRKFRLVLPGQPDVSKAIVNIQENAQGKYRVYEPGYTNLSLPFVLSFKFGKTYDSSRGPLLNAMEINKYLERNDGSIDGVAIVSVISLYSSADWAQEGGDPCLPVPWSWLQCNSDPQPSITVIHLSSKNLTGNIPSDLTKLSSLVELWFDGNSLTGPIPDFSGCPDLRIIHLEDNQLTGPLPSSLMNLPNLRELYVQNNMLSGTVPSSLLSKNVVLNYAGNINLHEGGRGAKHLNIIIGSSVGAAVLLLATVVSCLFMHKGKKNNYDKEQHRHSLPVQRPVSSLNDAPAEAAHCFTLSDIEDATKMLEKKIGSGGFGVVYYGKLKDGKEIAVKVLTSNSYQGKREFTNEVTLLSRIHHRNLVQFLGYCQEEGRSVLVYEFMHNGTLKEHLYGTLTHEQRINWIKRLEIAEDAAKGIEYLHMGCVPAIIHRDLKSSNILLDKHMRAKVSDFGLSKFAVDGASHVSSIVRGTVGYLDPEYYISQQLTDKSDVYSFGVILLELISGQEAISNEKFGANCRNIVQWAKLHIETGDIQGIIDPSLLDEYDIQSMWKIAEKALMCVLPHGHMRPSISEVLKDIQDAIVIEREAAAARDGNSDDMSRNSLHSSLNMGSFGGTENFLSLDESIVRPSAR, from the exons ATGACACTCAGACATTTTCCTGCTGATTCTAGGAAGTACTGTTACAAGCTGGATGTCATAACAAGGACAAGGTATCTCATACGAGCAACATTCTTGTACGGTAATTTTGACAACAATAATGTTTATCCTAAATTTGACATTTCCCTTGGACCTACTCATTGGTCTACTATTGTCATTTCGGATGCTGCTACTATAGAGGTGCGAGAACTAATATTTTTGGCTTCAAGTCCTAAAATTGACGTGTGTTTATCAAATGCTACAACTGGGCAGCCATTCATTTCTACCCTTGAGCTCCGGCAATTCAATGGTTCAGTTTACCTCACACCATTTGAAGATCGCTATTACCTCAGTGTATCTGcaagaattaattttggtgCAGATAGTGAAGCTCCAGTTAG GTATCCTGATGACCCATTTGATAGAATATGGGAATCTGACTCTTTGAAGAAAGCAAATTATCTTGTTGATGTTGCTGCTGGCACAGAGAAAGTGTCAACCAAATTGCCAATTGACCTTAGAAGTGACGAATTGCCACCTCAAAAGGTGATGCAGACTGCTGTAGTTGGTACAAATGGATCATTAACTTACAGGTTAAATTTGGATGGTTTTCCCGGTTTTGGTTGGGCTGTCACCTATTTTGCAGAAATTGAAGATCTGGATCCAGATGAGTCGAGAAAATTTAGGCTAGTGCTCCCTGGTCAGCCTGATGTAAGCAAAGCTATTGTGAATATCCAAGAAAATGCTCAAGGAAAATATCGAGTCTATGAGCCGGGATATACAAACCTATCCCTACCCTTTGTATTATCGTTTAAATTTGGGAAAACTTATGATTCTTCCAGGGGTCCACTCTTGAATGCTATGGAGATAAACAAGTATCTGGAGCGTAATGATGGCTCCATAGATG GAGTAGCTATTGTGAGTGTAATTTCACTTTACTCATCAGCTGATTGGGCTCAAGAAGGTGGCGACCCATGCCTGCCAGTTCCATGGTCGTGGTTGCAGTGTAACTCAGATCCACAACCAAGTATAACTGTGAT CCACTTATCTAGCAAGAATTTGACTGGGAATATCCCTTCAGACTTGACAAAATTGAGCAGCTTAGTTGAATT GTGGTTTGATGGGAATTCACTGACTGGTCCGATACCTGATTTTAGTGGTTGCCCAGATTTGAGGATAAT TCATCTCGAAGACAATCAGTTGACGGGTCCGCTGCCTTCCTCTTTGATGAACCTACCAAATTTGAGGGAATT GTATGTGCAAAATAATATGTTATCGGGAACAGTCCCATCCAGTCTTCTCAGCAAAAACGTGGTTTTGAA CTACGCTGGAAACATTAATCTTCATGAAGGGGGAAGAGGAGCTAAGCaccttaatattattattggttcATCAGTTGGAGCTGCTGTTCTGCTATTGGCTACTGTTGTATCTTGCCTATTCATGCACAAAgggaagaaaaacaattatgATAAAG AACAACATCGGCATTCTCTGCCAGTACAAAGGCCAGTTTCTTCCTTGAATGATGCTCCAGCAGAGGCTGCACATTGCTTCACATTATCTGATATTGAAGATGCTACAAAAATGCTTGAGAAGAAAATTGGCTCTGGGGGATTTGGAGTCgtttattatgggaaactcaAAGATGGAAAGGAAATTGCAGTCAAAGTTCTGACCAGCAATTCCTATCAGGGAAAGCGAGAATTTACTAATGAG GTGACTCTTCTTTCAAGGATACATCACAGGAACTTAGTGCAGTTTCTTGGATATTGTCAAGAAGAAGGGAGAAGCGTGCTTGTTTATGAGTTCATGCATAACGGAACACTGAAGGAACATCTCTATG GCACATTGACACATGAGCAAAGAATTAACTGGATCAAACGCCTTGAAATTGCTGAAGATGCTGCGAAAG GAATTGAGTACCTTCACATGGGCTGTGTTCCAGCCATTATCCATAGAGATTTAAAAAGCAGCAATATTCTTCTTGACAAACACATGAGAGCAAAGGTTTCGGATTTTGGTCTATCAAAATTTGCAGTGGATGGAGCCTCTCATGTGTCAAGCATAGTACGGGGCACTGTAGGATATCTAGATCCTGA GTACTACATCTCCCAGCAGTTAACGGACAAGAGTGACGTTTATAGTTTTGGTGTCATTCTTCTTGAGTTGATATCTGGTCAGGAAGCTATATCCAACGAAAAGTTTGGTGCCAATTGCCGTAACATAGTCCAATGG GCAAAGCTACACATCGAGACTGGTGACATTCAAGGAATCATTGATCCATCTCTACTAGATGAATACGACATCCAGTCAATGTGGAAGATAGCGGAAAAAGCTTTGATGTGTGTTCTGCCTCACGGACATATGAGACCATCAATATCAGAAGTTCTCAAGGACATCCAAGATGCTATCGTGATTGAAAGGGAAGCTGCAGCAGCCAGAGATGGTAACTCAGATGATATGTCTAGGAATTCCCTTCATTCTTCTCTCAACATGGGTTCCTTTGGTGGTACTGAGAACTTCCTGTCATTAGACGAGTCCATTGTTCGACCAAGTGCTCGATAG
- the LOC102623841 gene encoding probable LRR receptor-like serine/threonine-protein kinase At1g67720 isoform X1: protein MERRRRLLLPFSVASVLILLLLDSSSAQMPGFVSLNCGANENFTDEIGLQWIADDHLIYGEISNISVANETRKQYMTLRHFPADSRKYCYKLDVITRTRYLIRATFLYGNFDNNNVYPKFDISLGPTHWSTIVISDAATIEVRELIFLASSPKIDVCLSNATTGQPFISTLELRQFNGSVYLTPFEDRYYLSVSARINFGADSEAPVRYPDDPFDRIWESDSLKKANYLVDVAAGTEKVSTKLPIDLRSDELPPQKVMQTAVVGTNGSLTYRLNLDGFPGFGWAVTYFAEIEDLDPDESRKFRLVLPGQPDVSKAIVNIQENAQGKYRVYEPGYTNLSLPFVLSFKFGKTYDSSRGPLLNAMEINKYLERNDGSIDGVAIVSVISLYSSADWAQEGGDPCLPVPWSWLQCNSDPQPSITVIHLSSKNLTGNIPSDLTKLSSLVELWFDGNSLTGPIPDFSGCPDLRIIHLEDNQLTGPLPSSLMNLPNLRELYVQNNMLSGTVPSSLLSKNVVLNYAGNINLHEGGRGAKHLNIIIGSSVGAAVLLLATVVSCLFMHKGKKNNYDKEQHRHSLPVQRPVSSLNDAPAEAAHCFTLSDIEDATKMLEKKIGSGGFGVVYYGKLKDGKEIAVKVLTSNSYQGKREFTNEVTLLSRIHHRNLVQFLGYCQEEGRSVLVYEFMHNGTLKEHLYGTLTHEQRINWIKRLEIAEDAAKGIEYLHMGCVPAIIHRDLKSSNILLDKHMRAKVSDFGLSKFAVDGASHVSSIVRGTVGYLDPEYYISQQLTDKSDVYSFGVILLELISGQEAISNEKFGANCRNIVQWAKLHIETGDIQGIIDPSLLDEYDIQSMWKIAEKALMCVLPHGHMRPSISEVLKDIQDAIVIEREAAAARDGNSDDMSRNSLHSSLNMGSFGGTENFLSLDESIVRPSAR, encoded by the exons atggagagaagaagaaggctTCTTCTGCCGTTTTCAGTAGCATCtgttcttattcttcttctcttggACTCCTCCTCTGCTCAGATGCCAG GTTTTGTGAGTTTGAACTGTGGGGCTAACGAAAATTTCACTGATGAAATTGGACTTCAGTGGATTGCTGATGATCATCTTATTTATGGAGAAATAAGTAATATATCTGTTGCAAATGAGACTAGGAAGCAATATATGACACTCAGACATTTTCCTGCTGATTCTAGGAAGTACTGTTACAAGCTGGATGTCATAACAAGGACAAGGTATCTCATACGAGCAACATTCTTGTACGGTAATTTTGACAACAATAATGTTTATCCTAAATTTGACATTTCCCTTGGACCTACTCATTGGTCTACTATTGTCATTTCGGATGCTGCTACTATAGAGGTGCGAGAACTAATATTTTTGGCTTCAAGTCCTAAAATTGACGTGTGTTTATCAAATGCTACAACTGGGCAGCCATTCATTTCTACCCTTGAGCTCCGGCAATTCAATGGTTCAGTTTACCTCACACCATTTGAAGATCGCTATTACCTCAGTGTATCTGcaagaattaattttggtgCAGATAGTGAAGCTCCAGTTAG GTATCCTGATGACCCATTTGATAGAATATGGGAATCTGACTCTTTGAAGAAAGCAAATTATCTTGTTGATGTTGCTGCTGGCACAGAGAAAGTGTCAACCAAATTGCCAATTGACCTTAGAAGTGACGAATTGCCACCTCAAAAGGTGATGCAGACTGCTGTAGTTGGTACAAATGGATCATTAACTTACAGGTTAAATTTGGATGGTTTTCCCGGTTTTGGTTGGGCTGTCACCTATTTTGCAGAAATTGAAGATCTGGATCCAGATGAGTCGAGAAAATTTAGGCTAGTGCTCCCTGGTCAGCCTGATGTAAGCAAAGCTATTGTGAATATCCAAGAAAATGCTCAAGGAAAATATCGAGTCTATGAGCCGGGATATACAAACCTATCCCTACCCTTTGTATTATCGTTTAAATTTGGGAAAACTTATGATTCTTCCAGGGGTCCACTCTTGAATGCTATGGAGATAAACAAGTATCTGGAGCGTAATGATGGCTCCATAGATG GAGTAGCTATTGTGAGTGTAATTTCACTTTACTCATCAGCTGATTGGGCTCAAGAAGGTGGCGACCCATGCCTGCCAGTTCCATGGTCGTGGTTGCAGTGTAACTCAGATCCACAACCAAGTATAACTGTGAT CCACTTATCTAGCAAGAATTTGACTGGGAATATCCCTTCAGACTTGACAAAATTGAGCAGCTTAGTTGAATT GTGGTTTGATGGGAATTCACTGACTGGTCCGATACCTGATTTTAGTGGTTGCCCAGATTTGAGGATAAT TCATCTCGAAGACAATCAGTTGACGGGTCCGCTGCCTTCCTCTTTGATGAACCTACCAAATTTGAGGGAATT GTATGTGCAAAATAATATGTTATCGGGAACAGTCCCATCCAGTCTTCTCAGCAAAAACGTGGTTTTGAA CTACGCTGGAAACATTAATCTTCATGAAGGGGGAAGAGGAGCTAAGCaccttaatattattattggttcATCAGTTGGAGCTGCTGTTCTGCTATTGGCTACTGTTGTATCTTGCCTATTCATGCACAAAgggaagaaaaacaattatgATAAAG AACAACATCGGCATTCTCTGCCAGTACAAAGGCCAGTTTCTTCCTTGAATGATGCTCCAGCAGAGGCTGCACATTGCTTCACATTATCTGATATTGAAGATGCTACAAAAATGCTTGAGAAGAAAATTGGCTCTGGGGGATTTGGAGTCgtttattatgggaaactcaAAGATGGAAAGGAAATTGCAGTCAAAGTTCTGACCAGCAATTCCTATCAGGGAAAGCGAGAATTTACTAATGAG GTGACTCTTCTTTCAAGGATACATCACAGGAACTTAGTGCAGTTTCTTGGATATTGTCAAGAAGAAGGGAGAAGCGTGCTTGTTTATGAGTTCATGCATAACGGAACACTGAAGGAACATCTCTATG GCACATTGACACATGAGCAAAGAATTAACTGGATCAAACGCCTTGAAATTGCTGAAGATGCTGCGAAAG GAATTGAGTACCTTCACATGGGCTGTGTTCCAGCCATTATCCATAGAGATTTAAAAAGCAGCAATATTCTTCTTGACAAACACATGAGAGCAAAGGTTTCGGATTTTGGTCTATCAAAATTTGCAGTGGATGGAGCCTCTCATGTGTCAAGCATAGTACGGGGCACTGTAGGATATCTAGATCCTGA GTACTACATCTCCCAGCAGTTAACGGACAAGAGTGACGTTTATAGTTTTGGTGTCATTCTTCTTGAGTTGATATCTGGTCAGGAAGCTATATCCAACGAAAAGTTTGGTGCCAATTGCCGTAACATAGTCCAATGG GCAAAGCTACACATCGAGACTGGTGACATTCAAGGAATCATTGATCCATCTCTACTAGATGAATACGACATCCAGTCAATGTGGAAGATAGCGGAAAAAGCTTTGATGTGTGTTCTGCCTCACGGACATATGAGACCATCAATATCAGAAGTTCTCAAGGACATCCAAGATGCTATCGTGATTGAAAGGGAAGCTGCAGCAGCCAGAGATGGTAACTCAGATGATATGTCTAGGAATTCCCTTCATTCTTCTCTCAACATGGGTTCCTTTGGTGGTACTGAGAACTTCCTGTCATTAGACGAGTCCATTGTTCGACCAAGTGCTCGATAG
- the LOC102623841 gene encoding probable LRR receptor-like serine/threonine-protein kinase At1g67720 isoform X3 has protein sequence MQTAVVGTNGSLTYRLNLDGFPGFGWAVTYFAEIEDLDPDESRKFRLVLPGQPDVSKAIVNIQENAQGKYRVYEPGYTNLSLPFVLSFKFGKTYDSSRGPLLNAMEINKYLERNDGSIDGVAIVSVISLYSSADWAQEGGDPCLPVPWSWLQCNSDPQPSITVIHLSSKNLTGNIPSDLTKLSSLVELWFDGNSLTGPIPDFSGCPDLRIIHLEDNQLTGPLPSSLMNLPNLRELYVQNNMLSGTVPSSLLSKNVVLNYAGNINLHEGGRGAKHLNIIIGSSVGAAVLLLATVVSCLFMHKGKKNNYDKEQHRHSLPVQRPVSSLNDAPAEAAHCFTLSDIEDATKMLEKKIGSGGFGVVYYGKLKDGKEIAVKVLTSNSYQGKREFTNEVTLLSRIHHRNLVQFLGYCQEEGRSVLVYEFMHNGTLKEHLYGTLTHEQRINWIKRLEIAEDAAKGIEYLHMGCVPAIIHRDLKSSNILLDKHMRAKVSDFGLSKFAVDGASHVSSIVRGTVGYLDPEYYISQQLTDKSDVYSFGVILLELISGQEAISNEKFGANCRNIVQWAKLHIETGDIQGIIDPSLLDEYDIQSMWKIAEKALMCVLPHGHMRPSISEVLKDIQDAIVIEREAAAARDGNSDDMSRNSLHSSLNMGSFGGTENFLSLDESIVRPSAR, from the exons ATGCAGACTGCTGTAGTTGGTACAAATGGATCATTAACTTACAGGTTAAATTTGGATGGTTTTCCCGGTTTTGGTTGGGCTGTCACCTATTTTGCAGAAATTGAAGATCTGGATCCAGATGAGTCGAGAAAATTTAGGCTAGTGCTCCCTGGTCAGCCTGATGTAAGCAAAGCTATTGTGAATATCCAAGAAAATGCTCAAGGAAAATATCGAGTCTATGAGCCGGGATATACAAACCTATCCCTACCCTTTGTATTATCGTTTAAATTTGGGAAAACTTATGATTCTTCCAGGGGTCCACTCTTGAATGCTATGGAGATAAACAAGTATCTGGAGCGTAATGATGGCTCCATAGATG GAGTAGCTATTGTGAGTGTAATTTCACTTTACTCATCAGCTGATTGGGCTCAAGAAGGTGGCGACCCATGCCTGCCAGTTCCATGGTCGTGGTTGCAGTGTAACTCAGATCCACAACCAAGTATAACTGTGAT CCACTTATCTAGCAAGAATTTGACTGGGAATATCCCTTCAGACTTGACAAAATTGAGCAGCTTAGTTGAATT GTGGTTTGATGGGAATTCACTGACTGGTCCGATACCTGATTTTAGTGGTTGCCCAGATTTGAGGATAAT TCATCTCGAAGACAATCAGTTGACGGGTCCGCTGCCTTCCTCTTTGATGAACCTACCAAATTTGAGGGAATT GTATGTGCAAAATAATATGTTATCGGGAACAGTCCCATCCAGTCTTCTCAGCAAAAACGTGGTTTTGAA CTACGCTGGAAACATTAATCTTCATGAAGGGGGAAGAGGAGCTAAGCaccttaatattattattggttcATCAGTTGGAGCTGCTGTTCTGCTATTGGCTACTGTTGTATCTTGCCTATTCATGCACAAAgggaagaaaaacaattatgATAAAG AACAACATCGGCATTCTCTGCCAGTACAAAGGCCAGTTTCTTCCTTGAATGATGCTCCAGCAGAGGCTGCACATTGCTTCACATTATCTGATATTGAAGATGCTACAAAAATGCTTGAGAAGAAAATTGGCTCTGGGGGATTTGGAGTCgtttattatgggaaactcaAAGATGGAAAGGAAATTGCAGTCAAAGTTCTGACCAGCAATTCCTATCAGGGAAAGCGAGAATTTACTAATGAG GTGACTCTTCTTTCAAGGATACATCACAGGAACTTAGTGCAGTTTCTTGGATATTGTCAAGAAGAAGGGAGAAGCGTGCTTGTTTATGAGTTCATGCATAACGGAACACTGAAGGAACATCTCTATG GCACATTGACACATGAGCAAAGAATTAACTGGATCAAACGCCTTGAAATTGCTGAAGATGCTGCGAAAG GAATTGAGTACCTTCACATGGGCTGTGTTCCAGCCATTATCCATAGAGATTTAAAAAGCAGCAATATTCTTCTTGACAAACACATGAGAGCAAAGGTTTCGGATTTTGGTCTATCAAAATTTGCAGTGGATGGAGCCTCTCATGTGTCAAGCATAGTACGGGGCACTGTAGGATATCTAGATCCTGA GTACTACATCTCCCAGCAGTTAACGGACAAGAGTGACGTTTATAGTTTTGGTGTCATTCTTCTTGAGTTGATATCTGGTCAGGAAGCTATATCCAACGAAAAGTTTGGTGCCAATTGCCGTAACATAGTCCAATGG GCAAAGCTACACATCGAGACTGGTGACATTCAAGGAATCATTGATCCATCTCTACTAGATGAATACGACATCCAGTCAATGTGGAAGATAGCGGAAAAAGCTTTGATGTGTGTTCTGCCTCACGGACATATGAGACCATCAATATCAGAAGTTCTCAAGGACATCCAAGATGCTATCGTGATTGAAAGGGAAGCTGCAGCAGCCAGAGATGGTAACTCAGATGATATGTCTAGGAATTCCCTTCATTCTTCTCTCAACATGGGTTCCTTTGGTGGTACTGAGAACTTCCTGTCATTAGACGAGTCCATTGTTCGACCAAGTGCTCGATAG